A single genomic interval of Cellulosilyticum sp. I15G10I2 harbors:
- a CDS encoding AEC family transporter: protein MIRFLIPTGIILVALILGKSIKFLTLKYKIEETVPVSKYIRMIQITALLGINPIITIGAFWGTNLNNIKLAALPVLGFGALVVGGILGYIASKLLKHTKRQTGSMIVSGSFTNIGNFGGLVCYIFFGEVSYALVAMYKLLEEIAYYLIGYPIAKLYGTDPKSGVKRSAFIKLITDPFILIYFVSILIGGSLNISGVPRFAIYQHINEILIPLSSFLLVTSVGFNMRLKAISTYLPECFVVASIKFLMVPAIITSVAYFLGIGSIQDGLVLKVVLVLSAMSPAFNSLIPPQLYDLDVDLANSAWLFCTGLLLVVVPILNVIQGLI from the coding sequence TTGATAAGGTTTTTAATTCCGACAGGAATTATATTAGTTGCACTTATTCTTGGAAAAAGTATCAAGTTTTTAACGCTTAAATATAAAATAGAAGAGACTGTCCCGGTCAGTAAATATATAAGAATGATACAAATAACAGCTTTGCTGGGTATTAATCCCATTATTACAATAGGTGCATTCTGGGGCACCAATCTTAATAACATCAAGTTGGCGGCGCTGCCGGTTTTGGGATTTGGTGCGCTTGTTGTTGGAGGGATACTAGGCTATATCGCTTCCAAGCTTTTAAAACACACCAAAAGACAGACAGGATCTATGATAGTATCCGGTTCTTTTACCAATATAGGTAATTTCGGAGGATTAGTTTGTTATATCTTTTTCGGTGAGGTAAGTTATGCGCTTGTTGCAATGTATAAACTTTTAGAGGAAATAGCCTATTACCTTATCGGCTATCCCATTGCAAAGCTCTATGGAACGGACCCGAAGAGCGGGGTAAAAAGAAGTGCCTTTATCAAGTTGATTACCGATCCGTTTATACTCATATACTTTGTGAGTATATTAATCGGGGGAAGCTTAAATATATCCGGGGTGCCAAGGTTTGCTATTTATCAACATATTAACGAAATCCTTATTCCGCTCTCATCATTTCTCCTTGTAACATCTGTTGGATTTAATATGAGACTCAAAGCGATCAGTACATATTTACCAGAATGTTTTGTGGTGGCCTCCATTAAGTTTTTGATGGTACCTGCAATCATAACAAGCGTGGCTTATTTTTTAGGAATTGGATCTATTCAAGATGGTCTAGTTTTAAAGGTGGTTCTTGTATTATCAGCCATGTCTCCGGCTTTTAATTCATTGATTCCGCCTCAGCTGTATGACCTTGACGTAGACCTTGCCAATTCAGCTTGGCTGTTTTGTACAGGACTTCTCCTTGTAGTCGTACCGATACTCAATGTCATTCAGGGGCTCATAT